A part of Scophthalmus maximus strain ysfricsl-2021 chromosome 20, ASM2237912v1, whole genome shotgun sequence genomic DNA contains:
- the rpz6 gene encoding rapunzel 6 has product MSSSLERVVAQKKEAIEAVMDMFERGAEVLASAVGELFPLCEAAAPVLRLALDNVQSKEVFYVKEQFLTVRNKLDVLSAQLEDIDCEIKKGRLDSQYFAVEENVRNQFRKYMDILEAKQQFREVKTRLFLEHFAKTGGEKNLFVLYDALMGTNSFGESVLELVERYVARNRRLLEDFCVRMKELFCLGLIALLGHCALTKGQEEEEDTIQEWSSKIEEVESRMKTTIECCIAAFPEQAKLDAQRLLQEKEEENLQESTRQLLEFLVKKYDWVSWSVRLINHSGSTYRNWRAGEHFHHVAGQNWFEVLQVNNINLVVSYSTKPRPVPRDRIRQVMEGQGKKGNAPAVVEVLEKQLCGFVVHAVSRHKESAAAWSFPEECHYWERHKNVAVCVHSD; this is encoded by the exons ATGTCCAGTTCATTGGAGAGGGTTGTGGCCCAGAAGAAGGAGGCCATTGAGGCAGTGATGGATATGTTCGAGAGGGGGGCCGAGGTGCTGGCCAGCGCTGTGGGCGAGCTCTTCCCCCTCTGCGAGGCCGCCGCCCCGGTCCTCCGCCTGGCCTTGGACAACGTCCAGAGCAAAGAGGTCTTCTACGTCAAAGAGCAGTTCCTGACGGTGAGGAACAAGCTGGACGTGCTCTCCGCCCAGCTGGAGGACATCGACTGCGAGATCAAGAAGGGGAGACTGGACTCCCAGTACTTCGCCGTGGAGGAGAACGTGAGGAACCAGTTTAGGAAATATATGGACATCTTGGAGGCAAAGCAGCAGTTCAGGGAGGTGAAGACCAGGCTCTTCCTGGAGCACTTTGCTAAAACTGGGGGAGAGAAGAACCTGTTTGTGTTGTATGATGCTTTAATGGGCACCAACAGCTTTGGAGAATCAGTTCTAGAGTTGGTAGAAAG GTATGTTGCGAGGAACCGCCGACTCCTGGAAGACTTCTGTGTCCGCATGAAGGAGCTCTTCTGTTTGGGCCTGATTGCCCTACTGGGCCACTGTGCTTTAACCAAGggccaagaggaggaagaggacacaaTCCAAGAGTGGAGCAGCAAAATTGAAGAAGTAGAGTCCAGGATGAAGACAACCATTGAGTGCTGCATTGCCGCCTTCCCAGAGCAAGCGAAATTAGACGCCCAGCGACTCCTgcaagagaaggaagaggagaacctGCAGGAATCCACTCGGCAGCTTCTAGAGTTCCTGGTGAAAAAGTACGACTGGGTCAGCTGGTCTGTGAGGCTTATCAACCATTCGGGCAGCACCTACCGGAACTGGCGAGCCGGGGAGCACTTTCATCATGTGGCGGGACAGAACTGGTTCGaggtgctgcaggtgaacaacaTCAACCTGGTGGTGTCGTACAGCACCAAACCCCGGCCGGTGCCGCGCGACCGCATCCGGCAGGTGATGGAGGGTCAGGGGAAGAAGGGAAACGCCCCGGCGGTGGTGGAGGTGCTGGAGAAGCAGCTGTGCGGGTTCGTGGTTCACGCCGTCAGCCGCCACAAGGAGTCCGCAGCCGCATGGAGCTTCCCCGAAGAATGTCACTACTGGGAGAGACACAAGAACGTGGCCGTGTGTGTGCACTCGGACTAA